One Manihot esculenta cultivar AM560-2 chromosome 18, M.esculenta_v8, whole genome shotgun sequence genomic window carries:
- the LOC110606080 gene encoding protein LURP-one-related 7, whose product MATSAPVYPGSLPIPVDLFVSKKHPGLAPSELGFADSLGNLVFRVSRTYSKKSSSRPWVLLDESKIPLFSWCRQDNRSWHVFTGGEEGEKEMVFRVQRTLNKLCRSELEVFLVGENSAESTSDFNVKGCSFQRSCTIYRGNSIVAQTSLMYKLHQIFVGRSRFRLTIFPGSVDHALVIALIVIFLYG is encoded by the exons ATGGCTACGTCAGCTCCTGTTTATCCGGGTTCTCTGCCAATCCCAGTCGACCTCTTTGTCTCGAAGAAACATCCAGGACTGGCACCAAGTGAACTTGGGTTCGCTGATTCCTTAGGGAATTTAGTTTTCAGAGTCAGTCGAACTTATTCGAAAAAATCATCATCTCGTCCATGGGTATTGCTTGATGAATCGAAAATTCCCCTCTTTTCCTGGTGTCGCCAAGAT AATAGATCTTGGCATGTTTTCACTGGAGGTGAAGAAGGGGAGAAGGAAATGGTATTCAGAGTACAAAGAACATTGAACAAGCTTTGTAGAAGTGAGTTAGAGGTCTTTCTTGTAGGAGAAAATTCGGCAGAATCAACCTCTGACTTCAACGTGAAAGGTTGCTCCTTCCAGAGATCCTGCACCATCTATAGAGGCAATTCCATTGTAGCCCAG ACGAGTCTCATGTACAAGCTTCACCAGATTTTTGTTGGAAGGAGTAGATTTCGACTAACCATATTTCCTGGATCTGTAGATCATGCACTAGTTATAGCTTTGATCGTGATATTTTTATATGGATAA